The following coding sequences are from one Triticum aestivum cultivar Chinese Spring chromosome 5A, IWGSC CS RefSeq v2.1, whole genome shotgun sequence window:
- the LOC123107719 gene encoding noroxomaritidine synthase 2-like encodes MIIMSSSFSQELLISTLMLLVPMYFYFRYSSRSKNPTMLPTNWPILHMLPSFLANSHNLHDYLSVVLAESGHNFKAHGPVGSGMRLLITCDPANVRHIFTTNYTNFPKGAEFAAIFDIMAGSLFTIDGAPSLRPRAKIQSVLSSPRLVASMATCFHDKVENGLLPLFSHLASTGTPFDMQEMFSRFMFDLAATPLFGVDPGLLSFSLDMSMPPMDAAVAMDTVMEVGFIRHLIPASCWKAMRRLNIGSERKLCTAHTVLRRFAAEMIEERSKITLNGGRCALSNDDEHEDILSSYINDPDYTDNDLLHAVLLSFMLAGRDTIGTTLPWVFYNLAQNPGIVSIIRSQLSPIASRKVPASTGAMMIFEPEDTIPLVYLRAALYETLRLYPSAPIERKTVAAGDIMPSGHEVKVGDTILISLHSMGRMEDLWGKDCLNYNPNRWLSKDGNTLRYVPSHEFLAFNSGSRICPGKEIAVMQMKTVVATVLWNFDVEVVEGQIIQPKPSCILQMKNGFIVKLRKREL; translated from the coding sequence ATGATAATAATGTCGAGTAGTTTCTCGCAAGAGCTGCTCATCTCCACTCTCATGCTACTTGTCCCTATGTACTTCTACTTTAGGTATAGTAGTAGATCAAAGAACCCAACAATGCTTCCCACAAACTGGCCAATATTGCACATGTTACCTTCCTTCCTGGCCAACTCCCACAACTTGCATGACTATCTCTCCGTAGTGCTTGCCGAATCAGGCCACAACTTCAAGGCGCATGGCCCGGTTGGGAGCGGGATGCGGTTGCTCATCACCTGCGACCCCGCGAATGTACGACACATCTTCACCACAAACTACACCAACTTCCCCAAGGGAGCAGAGTTTGCCGCCATCTTTGACATCATGGCTGGTAGCCTCTTCACCATTGATGGTGCACCCTCTCTTCGGCCGCGCGCAAAAATCCAGAGCGTGCTTAGCAGCCCACGGTTGGTTGCTAGTATGGCAACTTGCTTCCATGACAAGGTGGAGAATGGCCTTCTACCATTATTTTCCCACCTGGCAAGCACCGGCACTCCGTTCGACATGCAAGAAATGTTTTCCAGGTTTATGTTTGACTTGGCTGCCACACCTCTCTTTGGCGTGGACCCTGGCCTCCTGTCCTTCTCCTTAGACATGTCGATGCCACCCATGGATGCCGCGGTCGCGATGGACACGGTCATGGAGGTGGGATTTATCCGACACTTAATTCCAGCCTCTTGCTGGAAGGCAATGAGGCGCCTAAACATCGGCTCCGAGAGGAAGCTTTGCACGGCGCACACGGTGCTAAGAAGATTTGCTGCAGAGATGATCGAGGAGAGGAGTAAGATAACTCTCAATGGGGGAAGATGTGCATTGAGTAATGATGATGAACACGAGGATATTCTATCTTCCTACATAAATGACCCAGACTACACAGACAATGACTTGCTCCATGCGGTGCTCCTCAGCTTCATGCTTGCTGGGCGGGACACGATTGGTACCACTCTACCCTGGGTCTTCTACAACCTCGCCCAGAACCCTGGCATTGTATCAATTATCCGCAGTCAACTCTCACCCATTGCATCGCGCAAAGTACCCGCGAGTACGGGTGCCATGATGATCTTTGAACCAGAGGATACAATACCTCTGGTCTATCTCAGAGCTGCGTTGTACGAGACTCTTAGGTTGTACCCATCGGCACCTATTGAGCGCAAGACAGTGGCTGCTGGTGATATCATGCCGAGTGGCCATGAGGTGAAGGTCGGGGACACCATCCTTATATCTCTCCACTCCATGGGGAGAATGGAAGACCTATGGGGTAAAGACTGCCTTAACTATAACCCGAATAGGTGGTTGTCAAAGGATGGCAACACCCTAAGGTACGTACCATCTCACGAGTTCTTGGCCTTCAACTCAGGCTCGAGGATCTGCCCTGGCAAGGAGATTGCGGTTATGCAGATGAAGACCGTCGTTGCGACTGTGTTGTGGAACTTTGATGTCGAGGTGGTGGAAGGGCAGATCATCCAGCCCAAGCCATCTTGTATACTACAGATGAAAAATGGATTTATAGTTAAACTAAGGAAGCGAGAATTGTAA